GAGGGCTTTATTTGACATTGTATAGAAGAAGTCGTTGGATACTACCAATTAGCTTTCCCAACTTATTATAGTGTGGTCAATTTTGAATGGCTTTTACAAGTGTGATTATATTATTTAACAAGAACATAGTTGCTAATGTGAGGTAGTTCATTCTACCACTGATTCTCTAAACCGACCAAAGAACTTACGGTTTACGACTATTTTATGTTCTTGTATTTTGATCGAATCTTTAAGATGTTAGTTTTGGTTCAAGTGACTCTGATACTAGTTTAGTTTTAGAGTGTTATCGCTGAAAATAACATGTGACTCACACATGTAGGCCGGAGCGCTATTCAAATTGGGCAAGAGCCACTGTAAACAAATCTCTATTAACCCAATGAACACTTTAAGATCTTAAACATGCTCACGCTCGGAGCAAAATACTTTTATTTCTTTGTAGGTATTAGGATGGGGGCAATAGCAAGAAACCAAATGCTAATGCCAAGATGATGATTGATGAGAACAGAGAATGCACATCAAAGTTAATTGGAAATACTATATTACCATGAAAAAACAAAGGGCTTTTTCATTCATTGGCTTACGAGTAGAGTACAGAAAACCAAGCTACATAACcaagaaacaagaagaaaagtgctttgtcaaatgaaatacatcGATTGATAGTGGACATAAGACTCACAACTCACAATACATCGAAGCAGTTTCTTCATCTGGTAAAATATAACTGCAAACAACACTCCAACATTCCTAACAAAAGgtacaatatatatacatattcccTCCCAAAAGAGATTGCATGCCCCTAGAACGAACCAGTAATCTCCATCGATCTCTCACTCACTGCAACTAGTACTTGCCAACTCTACCTCCTAACAAAACGAGCTAATCCTCTTTTCCTACACTACTAGGGCGTATCAACACAGAGTCTACACAGACACCGCCTTTGGTGTGAGTACAATCGATCTGGGTCATCGAATAATTGATCTTGATCAAAGCATGAggattgtcaacaacaaagtCTCCCACATGGTAATTGACCCAGTTTCCAGGGTTGTCCAAGTAATATTCTGATACAGCCTCGTGACCATTAGAAGTTGTAAGCTCAAACTTCACTGGTTTTATGTTCCAGCCATGAACATGCTCCGAATTGCATACTCGGCGACCAAGTCTCTTGGAGGATCTGCCAAGGTGGAGCCTAAAGAAGAGGCTATATTTCCCTAatggaaattgaaattcaaactCTCCATTAACTTCAAACCACCAGGTTTGTTGGAGATAAGCCACTGTCTGAAACCTACACAATTTAATAACACAACACATCAAGTTCTTGAATCCCCTATCATTTCAGATTTTGTGGAACACGAAAATAGTATGACCACAATAGAAACATTACATATGAAAAAGGGGCAAGGCTCGCAAACTGGGACAAAGATACACAATTGAAGCTCTTGCTGGTTTCCTGGCTCATATCAAACTCTTTAACATAAGGCCTAAAACAATAATGAACATATCCACTATATACATACTCACCTTGATTCATCACTCGCTATGAAATTCCAATATCTTCGATCATCTATCCCTGTAATCGATAACGCCTTTGAAGAAATCGATAGATGAATACCACCCTTGGTCTTATCTAGCCAAATTTGCTtcacaaaacaagaaaaattccataacaaattaaactaaactcatgtaaatgcaaaaAAAATCCCATCTTCTCATAGGTAAACAAATAAGCAGTATAGCTTAGAGAGTAAAAAACTACCTTTGTTCCATCATCAAATGAAATAGACTTGCAAAGCGTGGTATAGATGTCCCTCTTCCCTGAATTCTTCACCATAGACTTTTCATCGAACACCTTGTCCACAATAAACCGGTAATTGGTGGGCAACTTCGATTCCCAGATGAAATCGGCCCACGAAGCACCACGAAAAGCCCGGTTCAACCGGGCCAATTTGCAAATCTCAGGAGGGTCCATGTACATCAAAACCAACGCCACGCAGCTCTCTGGTATATCCCCAAGCCTCGGCTGCGCATAACCCTCCGTGTCCGAAACACCCCCCGATAAATTAGCGCCCATCACCCAAGTCCCAGAACCCAAATCCGAAATTATACAAAAACACACAGAACCCCAGAATCTGTTTCCTGTCTAAACCTTAAGCTTGAATCTGAACTTGTAGATCTTCTGAGATAGGTTTAGGGACAGGAATCCCAACCCAGAACTCAGATTCAAAAACATGGGCTTTTCAAGAACCAGAAATCTGAAATATTACAATCAAATCAACACGTTGATCACTGAATCTAGTTGTAATCTGGATCCTTGTAATCTACGTGAATCTGAAAGCTCGAATTTTGAGGGGGACAAAAATAGGAAAGGCGCTAACTTTGAGGAGAAAGATGAACGGACACGTGCGGTCGGATTCTTTACCTTCCCGCGGGTTTTTGCCCGGAGGTTAGTTTTTCTCCGGATTCTGATATGGATTTTCTGAGGCTGAGAATGGAGGAGCAGAGCCTCTTAAACAGCGCAACCTCGTacggagagagagaaggagatggTGGAGTTGGGGGAGTGGCCGTGTGATGCACGCGCTGTGGTTTAGCGTTGACGGGGTCCGTTGTGTTTCGGACACGCTGGCGCCGGCGCGTAAGTGAGAGTTGGGTTTATGGGACAATGCCAGTTgatatttatttcttaaaataaaaTTCTTCTAGTAAATCATGGTTTGGGAAGATTGTTGATGATGGTTATGGATAAGAATGAATGGATAACGCTCCTTGTTCCTTGTGGAGGAAAAAAATTAGTGCTCATTGTACGAACTACAAATAGAAACTGCGAATGTCGCCGACTTAAAGTCCATACACAGAAAAGCAAAACAACAACTTAGAGGGAGATTATGATTCCATGAACGAGCGTGAGCACAttaaaaaaatgataaatattTCTCAGTTTGTTGGTGATAAAGTTGGTTTTCTTACAAATGTGACTTGAATAAATGTGATCAAAGAACGTTACCAATGTTCTTAAATTGTTCAAATATTTAAGAGAATGAAATTCACACCCTATTTTATAATCCACACttcatgttttattttttaatgacttaaatttttgtctttaatgatttaattttgtctttttataagaATTTCAATCAAAAAGGGAAATAAGAGCTCAGTACCATTTGGTTTAGTGACATAAGTCTCCCCTTTGTAAGTGAGAGGTCGTGAGTTTGACTCACAATAGACTAGTTGttgtatttgataaaaaaaaaaaaaaggaaataaggaatgtagattgtaaaatgaggagtgtgaatttcatttcGCAATATTTAACCAATAGAAGCCTTATTTTGTTAGAATACTGAGTGAAGATGATACTATAAAAGACTTGATGGCACCATCCGATCAAATGAGGATGGACATGAGTGACAAatattgcttctctttcttttgcatTACTTTTAGTATGTTTCGAAGTATGTGATGTTTTGATTTTTTCAATCATtaaattttagttttattttattttttttaaatatgaaAAAGTATGATAGAGCTTTCAAATTTCCGAAACTTCTACTATATATTAGAGTATGTGATGTTTAGGTTTCTCAATCGTCAAATTTTCTTGTTCAAATTTGTAAATGTGTGATCGAGTTTTCTTGTTCATATTAGAGTAAAATTCTTCTTGTAAATCATGGTTTGGAAAGATTGTTGATAATGGTTATGGATAAGAATGAATGGATAATGCTCCTTTTTCTTtgtcaaaaaaaagaagaaaaaagtagtGCTCATTGTACGAACTACAAATAGAAACCGCGAATGTCGCTAACTTGGAAGTCTATATGCAAAAAAGCAAAACAACATCGTAAGGGAAATTATGACTCCATGAACAAGCATAAACACATGAAAAAATGACAAGTATTTGTCAACTTATCAGCAATAAAGTTAGTCTTTTGACAAATGTGactttaataaatgcaattaaaGAACCAACGTTCTTAAATTGATGAAATATTTAACCAATAGAATCCCTATTTTGTTGGAATACTGAGTGAAGATGACAATGTAAAAGGCTTGATGACGCCATATGATCAAATGAGGATAGACATGAGTGACAaatattgcctttttttttttttccttctcctttTGCTCCAATACTTTTAGTATGTTTCAAAGTATGTGATGTTTCGAGTTTTTCAATCATTAAATAttagtttattttattattttttcaaatatgaAAAAGTATGATAGAGCTTTCAAATTTGCGAAACTTCTACTATATATTAGAGTATGTGATGTTTAAATCACcgcaggtggtcgagttggtaagagcctcaaggtgtggaacccccacacccgggttcAAATCCAACCGATGCTTATTGAgattaaatcccaatatattcttgatGGCCGGGGGAGGAAGTGTTCTGACAAGATCCCTCCAGCACGGATTAGTCgcctttgaggacaccgtgtcTTAGGCCCCCTCTTCCATTCAAACAATTGAACTACGTTGTCCAAAAAATTTTCATCTAAACCCGTAGGAAGAACCAAAGTTGATAAATAACCATATCACTTGGTCATATAACGAGACTCTTCAACATGGGTAGATTTATTAATCTTACTTTTTTCTTAATAGAGTGGGAGATTTAATTAGAAAAAAGATGGAGAGAAAATTTTTGGAAAAAGGTTTGTCCTCCGGTCTAGTTGAAAAGAGGTGATAAAGTACTCCAAGAGTCGGTGCTGAACATGTCTCCGACaagtagacctgtaaatggaccggattttgatccggacccgctccaaatccgtggctattggacgggtttggatcgaaaattttgatctgttgatccgttaatgatccggcccgttttcataataataaaatattattttttattaatatattattatttttttaaaatataaaatatgcagaatttctaatacaaattttttgcagaaatctaagggacagtcTACCACCCAAGATTtcaagaagcattaagaattttgataatgtaattctacttttaataatacttttcatgttgttttaatattttattaatatcttatgaggtatcatgatataaatttaatattactatttaaaattttaaaatatttgaaattataaacgggtcggattagcggatcgggtatccgttaattaggctgatacggatttggatcgagctatcaatgatccgccgggttaacggagtgggtttggatcgattttttttttaagtaaacgggtttggatttaggtcgatccgatccaaatccgatccatttacaggtctaccgACAAGTCATCACATGCAAGAAACTTATTATTTACCACAATAGACTGTaaaacaaaatttgaaaagaaaaaaaaaaaggaaaaggaaaaggcaTGTCACCTTTTAGTTTTGATCTATTGGAGATAGGTTCTCTCttgtaaattaaaaaaaaaaatatatataattgaggATGAATTTGAAGTCTAATGAATTTTGCAAATGTAGTTCATTGCTTTAGATTCTCCAACGTAGATTGATAACTAGATGGCAACATATGTATAAAGGATTTAAAAGAGACGAACAGGTCTTAGTCTGTAATTGTCATGTTCTTCATCAATGGATTCAATATTGTTTCAACTAATCCAAAagcatcaaaacaaaaacaatgtttGCAAATTTGTAGGCTGCAAAAAAATTGTTTGATTACTAGTTTTAAAAACTGCTTCGTTAGTTTTTGCTCCAGGTTTTCTGGAGAAGAGAAAAACTTGCTTGCGCTTCTTGCATTCACGTTGCGTCCGGCGGGGCGTCCTCCAGACGTAGTCGTCGGACGGGTAGTCTTCGTCTGTCAGTCCACAAGTCAAGGTCAAGGCGGCACGGGGTGGG
This portion of the Rosa chinensis cultivar Old Blush chromosome 1, RchiOBHm-V2, whole genome shotgun sequence genome encodes:
- the LOC112180074 gene encoding F-box protein PP2-A13 isoform X1 codes for the protein MGANLSGGVSDTEGYAQPRLGDIPESCVALVLMYMDPPEICKLARLNRAFRGASWADFIWESKLPTNYRFIVDKVFDEKSMVKNSGKRDIYTTLCKSISFDDGTKQIWLDKTKGGIHLSISSKALSITGIDDRRYWNFIASDESRKPARASIVYLCPSLRALPLFHMFQTVAYLQQTWWFEVNGEFEFQFPLGKYSLFFRLHLGRSSKRLGRRVCNSEHVHGWNIKPVKFELTTSNGHEAVSEYYLDNPGNWVNYHVGDFVVDNPHALIKINYSMTQIDCTHTKGGVCVDSVLIRPSSVGKED
- the LOC112180074 gene encoding F-box protein PP2-A13 isoform X2; translated protein: MGANLSGGVSDTEGYAQPRLGDIPESCVALVLMYMDPPEICKLARLNRAFRGASWADFIWESKLPTNYRFIVDKVFDEKSMVKNSGKRDIYTTLCKSISFDDGTKQIWLDKTKGGIHLSISSKALSITGIDDRRYWNFIASDESRFQTVAYLQQTWWFEVNGEFEFQFPLGKYSLFFRLHLGRSSKRLGRRVCNSEHVHGWNIKPVKFELTTSNGHEAVSEYYLDNPGNWVNYHVGDFVVDNPHALIKINYSMTQIDCTHTKGGVCVDSVLIRPSSVGKED